In Mixophyes fleayi isolate aMixFle1 chromosome 3, aMixFle1.hap1, whole genome shotgun sequence, the genomic stretch TGGTACACTTTTAAGATCAGCATTCATAATAAAAATGCGTTATTAAGTATAGTGTTCTGAAATATTGGATACCACACTCCctactataaatatatagatatagaaagTGACATGAGGTCTGTGATGGGGCTATATATAGGCCTTTTATACATATCACTGATATCCGACTTGATGTCTGTAATAATTAATAGAGTAGGGGTGCAGTATTCCTTGTACTGCTCTGTTAGTAAACTTAGTGTTGACACAAGAACTTGCTGTTTATTGACAATGACATTAAACTTCACCCTTtatacagatactatttttttttaagtttacatgttactttatttattctgttttagTGTATCAACTAATagatttattttgatttaaaacaaaACGGTGATTCTTTGAGTCTGCTGAAGGAGACCAATGTACTTTTCGACTTTTACAGGAAGTGAACATCTTTGTGAGAACTTGACAAAGTCTGCACAATGTCTTCAATCAGGGGAGCTCAGAGGGGGATGTGTATACTGCGCAGTGGGCCACACACTGGAGTGCCAGTGCTTTTTTCCCCAAGACGAAGTCACAATGTAATAAAGTGTTGTAATGGCACAGTAAACTTCTCAAATTCTTATGGGATGTCTGCTATGGCTGCTCAGAAACAGTGGCCAACAGACCACAGTTGTGAAATGAAGAAGTCAGCATCTTGTAGACGCTCACAGTGTTGTATAAACGACCCTGGTCTTGCAAATACGATTTTGAAGTGCTTGCATCCGAGTGGACTTGGCAGAGATGCACCAATCGTTATGGAGTGCAACCCAGGTATGAACCTAACCACTAACATTGTCATAATATTGATTTCAATTTATACTCTAAAAATAACAACTACATGTATAAGATACATTACTATTCAATTGAGTTTTCAGTTTTGCTACACATATTGGAAATTAAATGGTACAGTGCTCTTCAATATGATTTCTGTCATGTACACTACCTTTTGTCTCATTTTACTCCACAATTTACCACTTCATGTTACTGGTACTTTCATAGTACTGTAGAATTGTTTTGTGTATTTCTGCAACAGTTCAGTACAGTATTTTGTGCCTTAGCCACGCAAGTGTTCTACAAAGGGGAGGGGGACCTTTTAATTTTGAGTGTTAGATTTTTCCCCTAATTTCACATGCTCCTGGATTTTACACTATTTTGTTTCCTGGTTGTTGTTGTTAAACCAAAAATCCTTCCTTTCCTTCTTTCTTTTGAGTCCAGGTTAAAAATATACCAGATACTGTATGGTATCTGGTGTTTGTTTGGTGTCTCATTGTTTATAATAGTGTGTATATGCTTgttatcgtgtgtgtgtgtgtgtgtgtgtgtttatttgtatTCCTGTGTGTGTAAATTACAAGTTTCAAAATAATTTAGTTTTTGTGTACAATTACTTTTGTAGCCAcatgtgtgtttgtttatatGTCCATTATtcttgtgtatgtctgtgtgcatATTAGTATgttaatattactgtatttatccCTGTGTATGCCAGCCATGAAAGTGTGTATTACTGTACAGTGGCCATAAAGGGTACTCTCCTTGTTtccatttttttagatttatttattttaaagatttatttttgtaAGGTCAATTATAAATACAACCAGTGTTCAGagtcaacataaaaataaataattagaaacCAGAAAATACGACCAGCATAACATCTTAACAACTAAATGTAGGGGTATTGTATTGAGAGCATTGAAGATGACCAAGGGTTTTTAATAACAAGTAGTGGGAAAGAAATAGGAAGAGGAGAGAAGAACAGAGCGAGGGATAGAGAGATGTTATTTTCTTAAGTCATTGAGTCAACATTAATATTTACAATGACAAATCGCCAATTATTGTTTCACAAACTCTATATTGCCCGTTTCAACGAGAAATACCAACATTTGTTTCTTTTGGGCTGTAAATATACACCACAAGAATGTGACAGAAATCTAGAAGATGAAACTAGAtgttgatagatatatataatattggttTCTATTGACTTCCAGATACTTTGTTTATTATAACTTTGTTGGTATTTGGGTGAGGCAagtgaaaagtgcatgttttaATGATTCAGGACATACTGAGGTTATAAAATATTGATCTCATTTATTTAGGTCCAGGAATTCTCACCCAGGCATTGCTAGATGCTGGCATCAATGTGGTCGCCTTGGAAAGCAATGCACGTTTCCTTCCTCATTTACAGGTATTGAAAAGGTCTTAACTTTTGTAGAGAACAGCTACTGCCATCAAGTCACCTCAGCAATGGTTTATTTCAAAGATGTTTTTAAATTCACAAATGCAATACATTTGCCCTGCAACCCTTTTCTTTCAAAAAATACTTAAtagtatttgcttttattttttttcagaattaaCAAACTATACATAGTGCCTTGTGTATTATGTATAAAAAGAGCAAAGTCCCCAACTGCTCCATTCTCACGAAAGAGTACTATCACCAGGGTCTTCTCCTATAGGCCATCTTGACTTACGACACAGGGGATCTTGTAATGTAAGAGGAAGCCATCTGGAAGCAAGCATTAGTTTAGACAGAAGGAGCTTTGTAAAACGGGCTTTACAAAGAAAAGAGTTCCTCTTGACCTGCCTACTCTGCACTAGTAGTTCATTTTGCAGCTACTGCTGACAGGAGAATTTTGACTCTCAGCACTTCTGATACTTTTGCTACTtctccaggcctggccaacctgtggctctccaggtgttgtaaaactacaaatgtCCGCATGCTCTGATAGTTGGCAgtatatgctgggacttgtagtttcacaagacctggagggccacaggttggccaaccCTCACAATATGGAAAACTGTAGCCTAAACACATTTACACTGAAGCATGAGGTATGATGTCTCTGCCCCATGTAAAGCAGAAGGTGAGAAATAAAGATGTAAGGGGGCAGGTAGGGGTTTGCTTAATTAAAGGTTCACTGTTTACATCAGATGGAAAGCCTATGCTGTctttcagtgttggctaacctgtgacacaccaggtgttgtgaaactacaagtcccagcatactttgccaatatatagcagcttattgcgggaagggtatgctgggacttgtagtttcacgacacctggagtgtcacaggttagccaacactgccctataaCCTCTAGAGCagagtttcttaactccagtcctcccgcacccccaacagctcatggtTTTCAGGGTTTCtttaatcatgaacaggtgaCTTGGTCTACttactgggtcagtaattatcctacctgttccatagacagaaatcctcaaaacatgagctgttaggGCTGCGTGAGGACTGGAATTTAGAAACGCTGCTTTACACCAAGTTGCTTATTTTCATTGTCATTGGATACTGAGAAAAATGCTGGGTGTACATACACCCTTCTATCCTTACCGTTACATACATGTTACTGCTTAGGAATTTAAGTATGTACAAACAATTCAATTCACTACTTCTATCTCCAGGTTTTACAGAGTAAAACAAATGGAAGGCTAAAAGTTGCTCACTGTGACTTCTTCAGGCTGGATCCCTGGTCTGAGGGACTTGTTCAGCCTCCGTCTATGTATTCCAGTACTTTGATGAAACTCTTGGGCATAAGTGAGGTTCCCTGGGCTGCAGGTAAGTTTGGCTTTCTGTTTTTGTGGACTTTCTTCTCCAGAACAATGATTAGGTACAGAGGGGGGAATGTATCGGTGTTGGCTAATCAGTGTCTGTATTCTAGTTATATGCAAGTACAGCTGTCCAAATTGAACAGTCTGTGACCACCTTTTACGTGCTGTATAACAATAAAGACTGAGTTAGGTACTTTTGCACagaatttatttataatgttttcCTAAGAAAGCAAAAGCCACAGGAAAATGACTGTTCTCAATTATGGTTAGGACCAAGATCCTGACCATGTCATACTGTTTCTTACTTTCTGAGTAGTTAAACCTTAATGTGTAGAGAAAGGAGACATCATTACACCTTTTTAATTGGGGTTACAGTTTAATTGAAGGGTTTTGTTTCATTTCTTGAAATCTATTAGATTTCACCATTaatttgttgtaattttttttttttttccagatattcCTATAAAAGTTTTTGTGATGCTTAAACATAAAAAAGAGGGTAATTTACTCTGGCGACAAATTTATCCCCTCTACCAACAACTTTCCATTTACAGATATGGCAGAATTGAATTAAATGTGTTTAT encodes the following:
- the TFB2M gene encoding dimethyladenosine transferase 2, mitochondrial isoform X2, which translates into the protein MSSIRGAQRGMCILRSGPHTGVPVLFSPRRSHNVIKCCNGTVNFSNSYGMSAMAAQKQWPTDHSCEMKKSASCRRSQCCINDPGLANTILKCLHPSGLGRDAPIVMECNPGPGILTQALLDAGINVVALESNARFLPHLQVLQSKTNGRLKVAHCDFFRLDPWSEGLVQPPSMYSSTLMKLLGISEVPWAADIPIKVFVMLKHKKEGNLLWRQIYPLYQQLSIYRYGRIELNVFMSENQYQNLISKPGDFRKYQALGVLYQAACDIELLHKDLPNEHLCLVRITPRRDLFTERFTPADGNIFIHMVKQFLAKRRSRLIDKLNSFDPGSGEKLVESLALPKTVTTGNIYPQEYKFLFELMSCSEEFDRSFVLDDMFEDVACKSY
- the TFB2M gene encoding dimethyladenosine transferase 2, mitochondrial isoform X1; protein product: MSSIRGAQRGMCILRSGPHTGVPVLFSPRRSHNVIKCCNGTVNFSNSYGMSAMAAQKQWPTDHSCEMKKSASCRRSQCCINDPGLANTILKCLHPSGLGRDAPIVMECNPGPGILTQALLDAGINVVALESNARFLPHLQVLQSKTNGRLKVAHCDFFRLDPWSEGLVQPPSMYSSTLMKLLGISEVPWAADIPIKVFVMLKHKKEGNLLWRQIYPLYQQLSIYRYGRIELNVFMSENQYQNLISKPGDFRKYQALGVLYQAACDIELLHKEPWSTFATPTKCKGSITVKSGDLPNEHLCLVRITPRRDLFTERFTPADGNIFIHMVKQFLAKRRSRLIDKLNSFDPGSGEKLVESLALPKTVTTGNIYPQEYKFLFELMSCSEEFDRSFVLDDMFEDVACKSY